Proteins from a genomic interval of Methanohalophilus levihalophilus:
- a CDS encoding amidohydrolase family protein codes for MPSKSCEQVIYGKILYGEELSLLQGYVCVKDGVIHEVVEEQTNSENILIPGFVNSHTHIGDSVCKDPCLGQCENFVVKPDLDTLVKPPDGLKHRILSETSFEHLVSSMRLSILDMLATGTTAFADFRESGVNGVAAIKEALADVNIRSRILGRPSGCNTSPDALESEIAILLSEADGLGMSGANDMDMAILEQASSLARKKHKIFAIHAAEKSRIDLENALSLDPGLLIHLTQADKTDLKAVSSASIPVAVCPRSNFITGVGMAPIQDMLSEGISVSVGTDNVMLNSVNMFSEMEFLSKVFKLDDRQVFKMCTLNGASNLGFTDIGPIKEGFGTNIVVLNGSSNNLQGIRDIIGGVVRRARPDDILSVIN; via the coding sequence ATGCCTTCTAAATCCTGTGAGCAGGTAATATATGGGAAGATTCTGTATGGAGAGGAATTATCGCTTCTTCAGGGTTATGTCTGTGTAAAAGATGGTGTGATCCATGAAGTGGTAGAAGAGCAAACCAACTCTGAAAATATCCTGATTCCCGGATTTGTTAATTCACATACTCATATAGGTGATTCAGTCTGCAAGGATCCATGTCTTGGGCAATGTGAAAATTTCGTTGTTAAACCTGATCTTGATACTCTTGTCAAGCCACCGGATGGCCTCAAACATCGCATTTTGTCCGAGACTTCTTTTGAACATCTCGTTTCCTCTATGCGTTTATCTATCCTGGATATGCTTGCTACCGGTACAACTGCTTTTGCAGACTTCCGGGAAAGCGGTGTCAATGGTGTTGCTGCCATAAAAGAAGCACTTGCGGATGTTAATATCCGGAGTCGCATTTTAGGCAGGCCATCTGGCTGCAATACATCTCCCGATGCACTGGAATCTGAAATTGCCATTTTGTTAAGTGAGGCTGACGGACTCGGGATGAGTGGGGCTAACGACATGGATATGGCTATTCTTGAACAGGCATCCTCGCTGGCCAGGAAAAAACACAAAATATTTGCAATACACGCAGCTGAGAAATCAAGAATTGATCTGGAAAATGCGCTTTCACTTGATCCTGGTTTGCTTATTCATTTGACACAGGCGGATAAAACAGATCTTAAAGCAGTGTCTTCAGCTTCAATTCCTGTTGCTGTATGCCCGAGATCAAATTTCATTACCGGTGTTGGAATGGCTCCAATACAGGATATGCTTTCTGAAGGAATCAGTGTTTCAGTTGGTACGGATAATGTTATGCTAAATTCTGTCAACATGTTCTCAGAAATGGAATTTCTCTCTAAAGTTTTTAAGTTAGACGATAGACAAGTATTTAAGATGTGTACACTTAATGGTGCTTCAAACCTGGGGTTTACTGATATAGGCCCTATAAAAGAAGGATTTGGCACTAATATTGTTGTGCTTAACGGGTCATCCAATAATCTTCAGGGGATACGGGATATTATTGGAGGTGTTGTCAGAAGGGCACGCCCGGATGATATTCTTTCAGTAATCAATTAA
- a CDS encoding universal stress protein, with product MSSEIYKKILIATDGSEKSRKAINYGIELARLSEAKVYVAYVVDTASFESIPMDGGWEMMYELLEKEGSEITGTVSDMVKESNVEVEARVLEGHPSHEIIEFAENNDIDLIVLGTHGKSGFDRFLLGSVAEKVTRTSKVPVLVVRDSPVED from the coding sequence ATGAGCAGTGAAATCTACAAGAAAATCCTGATTGCAACAGATGGTTCTGAGAAGAGCCGGAAAGCAATTAATTATGGTATTGAGCTTGCAAGGCTTAGCGAAGCAAAAGTATACGTGGCATATGTGGTTGATACTGCTTCCTTTGAATCTATCCCAATGGATGGAGGCTGGGAAATGATGTATGAACTCCTTGAAAAAGAAGGCAGTGAAATCACTGGAACTGTTTCTGACATGGTAAAGGAAAGTAATGTCGAGGTTGAAGCCCGAGTGCTTGAAGGACATCCAAGCCACGAGATAATTGAATTTGCAGAAAACAATGACATTGATTTAATTGTACTGGGTACTCATGGCAAGAGCGGATTTGATCGCTTCCTTCTTGGAAGTGTAGCTGAGAAAGTTACCAGAACTTCCAAAGTACCTGTCTTAGTTGTACGTGATTCACCTGTTGAAGACTAA
- a CDS encoding CBS domain-containing protein, whose amino-acid sequence MPENTLIKDIMVTDVASVTLPGSRDEVLAMLKEKQVSGVPVLKDNKLVGIVSRSNLLSNPEEEQLALLMTRDPQVVSPDENIKVAARILLDAGFRRLPVVDDGRLVGMITVADIVRSMASLNIDEPISNYLERRGTGPVWSDTPLHVVARHMELANVKAVPVIDSALDLVGIISDRDIISASVIEDTLEVSDLSAGSDDDEWTWESMRDTLSIYYNVSKIKVPEIPVSEVMVKDIIEASNNMSVSECALKMKRNNVDQVPVLNANGVFIGLLRDRYLLKALLEN is encoded by the coding sequence ATGCCTGAAAACACACTTATAAAAGACATCATGGTTACAGATGTAGCTTCTGTTACCCTGCCCGGTTCACGTGATGAAGTACTTGCGATGCTTAAAGAAAAGCAGGTATCCGGTGTTCCGGTGCTTAAGGATAACAAGCTTGTTGGTATTGTCAGCAGGAGTAATTTGCTTAGTAATCCTGAAGAAGAACAGCTTGCTCTTTTAATGACACGTGACCCGCAGGTTGTAAGTCCTGATGAGAATATCAAGGTAGCAGCCCGCATTCTTCTTGATGCTGGTTTCAGGCGTTTGCCAGTTGTTGATGATGGCCGTCTGGTCGGTATGATCACAGTAGCTGATATTGTACGAAGCATGGCCTCATTAAACATAGATGAGCCTATTAGCAACTATCTTGAAAGGCGTGGAACGGGACCTGTTTGGTCTGACACCCCCTTGCATGTTGTCGCTCGTCACATGGAACTTGCAAATGTAAAAGCAGTACCTGTTATTGATTCAGCGCTTGATCTTGTAGGTATTATATCAGATCGTGATATTATCAGTGCCAGTGTCATCGAAGATACATTGGAAGTTTCTGATCTTTCCGCTGGTTCTGACGATGATGAATGGACCTGGGAATCAATGCGTGACACACTTAGCATTTATTATAATGTCTCAAAAATAAAAGTACCTGAAATACCTGTTAGTGAAGTCATGGTCAAGGATATCATTGAAGCATCTAATAATATGAGTGTCAGTGAATGTGCCCTTAAGATGAAAAGAAATAACGTTGATCAGGTTCCCGTATTGAATGCAAATGGTGTATTCATTGGTTTACTTCGGGATCGCTATCTGTTGAAGGCATTACTCGAAAATTGA
- a CDS encoding 2,5-diamino-6-(ribosylamino)-4(3H)-pyrimidinone 5'-phosphate reductase, producing the protein MDRPFTFINAAISADGKLSTRERKQVRISGDVDFDRVDELRASSDGVMVGIGTVLTDDPSLTVKSEERRKSRKAKGLDENPARIVVDSKARIPLDADIFRKGEGLRIIAVSNAAPFEKVQLLRQKATVIMVGESKVNLVSLMSVLQEMGINRLMVEGGAILNWGLVSNNLVDEIYTFIGNILIGGSNAPSLIDGDGFSDTQLPKLELFDSETIGDGILLKWKFN; encoded by the coding sequence ATGGATCGCCCTTTCACTTTTATAAATGCTGCAATTTCCGCTGACGGCAAACTTTCAACCCGTGAGAGAAAACAAGTCCGGATATCCGGTGACGTGGATTTTGATCGGGTTGACGAGTTGCGGGCATCTTCCGATGGTGTGATGGTTGGAATAGGTACTGTTCTTACGGATGATCCGAGCCTGACTGTGAAGTCGGAAGAGCGCCGAAAATCCCGAAAAGCAAAGGGTTTGGATGAAAACCCTGCACGGATTGTGGTTGACAGCAAGGCCCGGATCCCGCTTGATGCAGATATTTTCCGCAAAGGTGAAGGATTACGGATAATTGCAGTTTCCAACGCTGCTCCATTTGAAAAAGTACAACTTTTGCGCCAGAAAGCTACTGTTATAATGGTCGGGGAAAGCAAAGTAAATCTGGTTTCCCTCATGTCTGTCCTGCAGGAAATGGGGATCAACAGGTTAATGGTTGAGGGTGGTGCCATCCTTAACTGGGGTCTGGTTAGCAATAATTTGGTGGATGAAATCTATACATTTATTGGCAATATTCTCATTGGTGGCTCCAATGCACCATCACTTATCGACGGAGATGGTTTTTCCGATACACAGCTTCCAAAACTTGAATTGTTCGATTCGGAAACTATTGGGGATGGAATTCTTCTGAAGTGGAAATTCAACTGA
- a CDS encoding indolepyruvate ferredoxin oxidoreductase subunit alpha — protein MPAIVDKDICTGCESCVDSCPVEAISMKDNLAEVDPDTCVDCGDCVEICPVEAITLE, from the coding sequence ATGCCAGCAATAGTCGATAAAGACATTTGTACTGGGTGTGAATCATGTGTTGATTCCTGTCCGGTTGAAGCTATTTCAATGAAAGATAATCTCGCAGAAGTTGATCCTGATACATGTGTAGACTGTGGAGACTGTGTTGAGATATGTCCGGTTGAAGCGATTACTCTGGAATGA
- a CDS encoding VOC family protein yields the protein MFKDAPAFSSFSVDDLEKAKAFYGETLGLEVAENPYMGLTINLAGGMKIYVYPKEDHQPATFTVLNFSVEDIDKAVDELKTRGVVFEQYEGEMQTDEKGIARSGSKEMPDIAWFRDPAGNFLSVSNGTL from the coding sequence GTGTTCAAAGATGCACCTGCATTCAGTAGTTTTTCAGTTGACGATCTGGAAAAAGCGAAAGCATTCTATGGTGAAACACTTGGTCTTGAAGTTGCTGAAAACCCATACATGGGACTGACAATTAACCTTGCAGGAGGTATGAAAATTTATGTCTATCCTAAAGAGGATCATCAGCCTGCAACATTTACTGTTTTAAACTTCTCAGTTGAAGATATAGATAAAGCGGTAGATGAACTGAAAACTCGTGGCGTCGTATTTGAGCAGTATGAGGGCGAGATGCAGACAGATGAAAAAGGAATTGCTCGCAGCGGTTCCAAAGAAATGCCGGACATTGCCTGGTTCAGGGATCCTGCAGGCAACTTCCTGTCAGTTTCGAACGGTACACTATAA
- a CDS encoding thioredoxin family protein — protein sequence MERKTWLIPLFLTVLVVAFSGCNVFPQSVFPQYGNDSSSAVILEDISSKLQEKPVLITFGSESCGACQQQDTVLEYLEKMYDGSVYFVHIDVDDHPRLAGTFGVYAIPDTSVIVAEENGQYVYMDYYGNVSSERSASSRFGPSGVDTLSRVLDMSVDYRNNTSISLENP from the coding sequence GTGGAACGCAAAACATGGTTAATTCCCTTATTCCTTACAGTGCTGGTAGTTGCCTTTTCAGGTTGCAACGTTTTTCCTCAGAGTGTTTTTCCACAATACGGAAATGACTCCTCTTCAGCTGTGATTCTGGAAGATATCAGCTCAAAATTGCAGGAAAAGCCTGTTCTGATTACATTTGGTTCTGAATCATGTGGGGCATGCCAGCAACAGGATACTGTGCTAGAGTACCTTGAGAAAATGTATGATGGCTCTGTCTATTTCGTACACATTGATGTTGATGACCATCCTCGCCTTGCAGGCACTTTTGGAGTATATGCAATTCCCGATACTAGCGTGATAGTAGCGGAAGAAAATGGTCAATATGTCTATATGGATTACTACGGCAATGTAAGCTCTGAGAGAAGTGCTTCTAGCAGATTCGGTCCATCAGGTGTTGACACTCTTTCCCGTGTTCTTGATATGTCTGTGGATTACAGGAATAACACTTCTATTAGTCTGGAAAATCCTTAA
- a CDS encoding cytochrome c biogenesis CcdA family protein, whose translation MVDVTPFAVFFAGIVSIVSPCVLPLLPVILANSAESGKFRPLALVAGLGVTFIAMGLITSAFGSVLQTYIPFLKIVAGLLIMALGVLMITNFELFAVASRLSSYLPTREKGIIGGFLLGMSLGILWIPCIGPILGAVLATVALEADALYGIQMLLIYYLGFAIPMLAIAYSTHFALGMKKIGKYHAPIRKISGGVLIAAGAWMLLDGPLLLI comes from the coding sequence ATGGTGGATGTAACTCCTTTTGCAGTTTTTTTCGCAGGAATTGTGAGTATAGTATCACCTTGTGTGTTACCTCTCTTGCCAGTAATTCTGGCAAATTCTGCGGAGTCGGGAAAGTTTCGACCACTTGCGCTTGTGGCTGGTCTTGGAGTGACATTCATTGCAATGGGCTTGATTACTTCTGCTTTTGGATCGGTTTTGCAAACCTATATTCCATTCTTGAAAATAGTTGCAGGACTTTTGATCATGGCTCTTGGAGTTTTAATGATTACAAATTTCGAACTATTTGCCGTTGCATCCCGTCTTTCTTCTTATCTTCCCACCAGAGAAAAAGGAATTATTGGAGGATTCCTTTTAGGTATGTCTCTTGGAATACTCTGGATTCCCTGTATAGGACCAATTCTGGGAGCAGTTCTTGCCACGGTTGCTCTTGAAGCAGATGCCCTCTACGGAATTCAAATGCTTCTGATTTATTATCTGGGATTTGCGATCCCAATGTTGGCAATTGCCTACTCAACACATTTTGCACTTGGAATGAAAAAAATAGGAAAATATCATGCACCAATAAGAAAAATATCAGGAGGGGTACTTATTGCAGCAGGTGCATGGATGCTGCTTGATGGTCCCCTGCTTTTAATTTAA
- a CDS encoding precorrin-8X methylmutase: MTTDAKKQPDLEDLIEFTTEIKPELIDACKDSGARTDEAKAIYMTSRRIAEEVVGDTSPEGRIRMRCMISTGDPEVADIMRFNNNPVDAGVEAIRNGAPIFVDINMVKAGITKKGHNCPIICVLDEDKDAEVAHKYGITRTAAGFLMARDRLEGSIVAIGNAPSAALAVCRMIEHGIRPALIVGTPVGFVNAAESKEEIRKLDVPSVTCEGTRGGTPMAVASVNEIIAIANEKDLCD, from the coding sequence ATGACTACTGATGCAAAAAAGCAACCTGATCTTGAAGACCTCATTGAATTTACGACTGAGATCAAGCCGGAACTTATTGATGCCTGCAAGGATTCAGGTGCCCGAACTGATGAGGCAAAGGCAATCTACATGACCAGCCGCAGGATTGCTGAGGAAGTTGTTGGTGATACTTCCCCAGAAGGCCGCATAAGAATGCGCTGTATGATTTCCACAGGCGATCCAGAAGTTGCCGACATCATGAGATTCAACAACAACCCTGTTGATGCAGGAGTTGAAGCAATTCGCAATGGAGCCCCGATTTTTGTCGATATCAACATGGTGAAAGCCGGAATTACAAAGAAGGGACACAACTGCCCCATTATCTGTGTACTCGATGAAGACAAGGATGCAGAAGTTGCACACAAGTATGGAATTACCCGTACTGCTGCAGGATTCCTGATGGCAAGAGATCGCCTTGAAGGAAGCATTGTAGCTATTGGAAATGCTCCATCTGCAGCTTTGGCAGTCTGCAGGATGATTGAACACGGCATCCGCCCGGCTCTTATTGTTGGAACTCCCGTAGGATTTGTAAACGCTGCAGAATCAAAGGAAGAAATCCGCAAACTTGACGTTCCATCAGTAACCTGCGAGGGAACACGCGGAGGAACCCCGATGGCAGTTGCTTCAGTTAATGAAATTATTGCAATTGCAAACGAAAAAGATCTTTGCGATTAA
- the cobJ gene encoding precorrin-3B C(17)-methyltransferase: MQSQNKGKLYIIGIGPGSVEQMTVAARDAVLNSDYVVGNGTYLDQIKSLLDGQEIIRSHMGKEVDRAKKAVELATENVVAMVSGGDANVYGMAGLVLEVAEHQDLDVDIEVLPGVTAITAGASVLGAPIVNDFAVISLSDLLTPWELIEKRLKAASEADFIIALYNPKSRQRNSNFRRAIEIISQHRDGSAPVGLVKNALRGDSQEFKVTRLGEVLDYDDWVDMRTMILVSTKNSRIWEQDGIERIITPRGYQNKYDY; this comes from the coding sequence TTGCAATCGCAAAATAAAGGTAAATTATACATTATCGGAATTGGACCTGGTTCTGTAGAACAGATGACAGTAGCTGCAAGGGATGCAGTACTTAACTCAGATTATGTCGTCGGTAACGGAACCTACCTTGATCAGATCAAGAGCCTGCTTGACGGACAGGAAATCATCCGCAGCCACATGGGCAAGGAAGTTGACCGGGCAAAGAAAGCTGTGGAACTTGCCACAGAAAATGTTGTTGCAATGGTCAGCGGCGGAGATGCAAACGTTTACGGTATGGCAGGACTTGTGCTCGAAGTAGCTGAACATCAGGATCTCGATGTCGACATCGAAGTACTTCCGGGAGTTACAGCAATTACAGCAGGTGCAAGTGTTCTCGGCGCACCTATTGTAAACGACTTTGCAGTCATCAGCCTCAGTGACCTTCTTACCCCGTGGGAACTCATTGAGAAAAGGCTCAAAGCAGCCTCTGAAGCTGACTTTATTATTGCACTATACAACCCAAAGAGCCGCCAGAGAAATTCAAACTTCAGAAGAGCTATTGAGATAATCAGTCAGCACAGGGATGGATCTGCTCCAGTAGGACTTGTCAAGAATGCACTCCGTGGTGACTCACAGGAATTCAAGGTCACAAGACTTGGAGAGGTTCTGGACTATGATGACTGGGTAGACATGAGGACTATGATCCTTGTTTCAACCAAAAACTCCAGAATTTGGGAGCAGGACGGCATCGAAAGAATTATCACTCCAAGGGGGTATCAAAATAAGTATGACTACTGA
- a CDS encoding cobalamin biosynthesis protein — MIVGVGARRGVDASEVIEAIETALKEIGATLTDVNALASANIKKDEKGLIEASEILGIPIHFISHDEVNSCDVPSASQASRFGLKGVAEPSAIILSDDKELIMKKKAYGRVTIAIAK; from the coding sequence ATGATTGTCGGAGTTGGAGCACGTCGCGGCGTGGATGCAAGCGAAGTAATAGAAGCAATTGAAACAGCTCTCAAGGAAATCGGAGCTACTTTGACTGACGTAAATGCACTGGCTTCCGCAAATATAAAAAAGGATGAAAAAGGACTTATTGAAGCTTCTGAAATACTTGGAATTCCAATTCATTTCATATCCCATGATGAAGTAAACAGCTGTGACGTACCTTCAGCATCCCAGGCCAGCAGGTTTGGTCTCAAGGGCGTGGCAGAGCCTAGTGCAATCATACTATCGGATGATAAAGAACTTATAATGAAGAAAAAAGCATACGGAAGGGTTACAATTGCAATCGCAAAATAA
- a CDS encoding cobalamin biosynthesis protein CbiG, with protein MFAKYSGIVAMFATGIVVRDIAPLLNNKWEDPAVVVVDSALNFAIPLLGGHHGANELVRKIAEIGPIPVVTTATEVHGRNSVEGIARKLGCDIVNKESTLDVNCALLDQDVEVLRLKGPKIVIVDNDVSVLKAEDAEQREKK; from the coding sequence GTGTTTGCCAAATATAGTGGCATTGTCGCTATGTTTGCAACAGGAATTGTAGTTCGGGACATAGCACCCCTTTTAAACAACAAGTGGGAAGATCCGGCTGTTGTAGTCGTTGATTCTGCACTTAATTTTGCAATCCCGCTTCTTGGCGGGCATCATGGTGCCAATGAGCTTGTCAGGAAAATTGCGGAAATCGGCCCCATACCAGTAGTGACGACTGCAACAGAAGTTCATGGACGCAATTCCGTGGAAGGAATCGCCAGGAAACTTGGTTGTGACATCGTCAACAAGGAATCTACACTTGACGTGAACTGCGCACTCCTTGATCAGGATGTGGAAGTTCTCAGGCTTAAAGGACCTAAAATTGTTATTGTAGACAATGATGTGTCTGTGCTAAAAGCAGAAGATGCAGAGCAAAGGGAAAAAAAATGA
- a CDS encoding cobalt-precorrin-4/precorrin-4 C(11)-methyltransferase, with the protein MDKTITFVGAGPGNPKLITLLGKEKLEEADLVVYAGSLVNPEVLNYSNGEKIDSYGLTLDEITKIMADAINEGKKVVRLHSGDPSLYGSVIEQMEELKKYDIGVERVPGVSSVFAVAAALDTQLTLNGVSDSLIITRPAGKTLDKDWIKELSAHGQTMAIFLGTQKIETIMETVQCPKDTPVAVVFHASWEDETVIYGTVADIAQKVKDAGIQRSAMIIIGGVVDPKNYRRSHLYGVPQEPL; encoded by the coding sequence ATGGATAAGACAATTACTTTTGTAGGAGCAGGACCCGGAAACCCTAAACTCATAACCCTTCTCGGGAAAGAAAAGCTTGAAGAAGCAGACCTTGTAGTTTATGCCGGTTCACTGGTAAACCCGGAAGTTCTCAACTATTCAAATGGAGAGAAAATCGACAGTTATGGACTTACCCTTGACGAGATTACAAAGATAATGGCCGATGCTATCAACGAGGGTAAAAAAGTCGTAAGGTTGCACAGTGGAGATCCTTCATTGTACGGTTCAGTTATCGAACAGATGGAAGAACTGAAAAAATACGATATCGGAGTAGAAAGAGTCCCCGGAGTATCTTCAGTCTTTGCAGTTGCTGCTGCACTCGATACTCAGTTGACTCTTAATGGAGTTTCCGACTCCCTCATAATCACCCGTCCAGCCGGCAAAACCCTTGATAAGGATTGGATAAAAGAGCTTTCAGCCCATGGACAGACAATGGCCATTTTCCTTGGAACCCAGAAAATCGAGACCATCATGGAAACAGTCCAATGTCCAAAAGATACACCTGTAGCTGTTGTCTTCCATGCTTCCTGGGAAGATGAAACTGTGATATACGGTACCGTGGCTGATATTGCACAGAAAGTCAAGGATGCCGGAATCCAGAGATCCGCTATGATCATTATCGGTGGTGTTGTCGACCCGAAGAATTACAGGAGGTCACACCTATACGGAGTTCCACAGGAACCGCTGTAA
- a CDS encoding cobalt-factor II C(20)-methyltransferase, translating to MLIGVGLGPGAPDLLTLRAVELLKNSDKVYVPGKMAEELVKPYVEAEILDFPMLTDYDVLNEVWKKNAELLADEALKGDVVFGLIGDPNFFSTFTHLKRVMKKYYPDVETATVPGISSITSFASRTGSEVDSSFEVTDGSDKKTAIRLKAKSPKEIAENFSKEGYTDFIFAERLFSEKENIIYGIENFPEKGNYFSIVCASKE from the coding sequence ATGTTGATAGGTGTCGGACTTGGGCCCGGAGCCCCGGATCTTCTTACTTTAAGAGCAGTGGAATTACTCAAAAACAGCGACAAGGTATATGTTCCAGGCAAAATGGCCGAAGAACTTGTTAAACCTTATGTGGAAGCAGAAATACTGGATTTCCCCATGCTTACTGATTATGATGTATTAAATGAAGTATGGAAAAAGAATGCAGAGCTTCTCGCAGATGAAGCCCTTAAAGGAGACGTTGTTTTCGGCCTTATCGGGGATCCAAATTTCTTTTCCACTTTCACACATTTAAAGCGTGTTATGAAGAAGTACTATCCTGATGTTGAAACTGCAACAGTACCCGGAATCAGTTCCATTACATCCTTTGCTTCAAGAACAGGATCAGAAGTTGATTCCAGCTTTGAAGTCACAGACGGATCTGATAAAAAGACCGCAATCAGACTCAAGGCAAAATCCCCAAAGGAAATTGCAGAAAATTTCAGCAAGGAAGGATACACTGACTTCATATTTGCAGAGAGACTGTTCTCTGAAAAGGAAAATATCATTTATGGAATTGAGAATTTCCCCGAAAAAGGAAATTATTTCAGCATTGTATGTGCCAGCAAAGAATAA
- the cbiT gene encoding precorrin-6Y C5,15-methyltransferase (decarboxylating) subunit CbiT — protein MPELLHISGGPTKPEIIAVSLSKLNLRDGCNFYDVGCGTGAVSIEASKIARNLRVTAIDAREKAIEVAKQNFENFKIEGAKLIHGESSAALKGIPEDETIDYAFVGGTKNIDSILEALVEKKAKAFVINAVRIETVVHAMEKMKELGVFEELVNVSISRSYPITGETMLKPENPVFILVGRNHIENGDEKC, from the coding sequence ATGCCAGAACTATTACATATAAGCGGCGGCCCGACAAAGCCTGAGATCATTGCAGTCTCATTATCTAAACTTAACTTGAGAGACGGTTGCAATTTCTATGATGTTGGATGTGGGACCGGAGCTGTATCCATTGAAGCGTCAAAAATAGCAAGAAACTTACGCGTAACAGCTATTGATGCACGGGAAAAGGCAATTGAAGTTGCCAAACAGAATTTTGAAAACTTCAAGATTGAAGGAGCAAAACTGATTCACGGAGAATCATCTGCTGCCCTTAAAGGAATTCCCGAAGATGAAACAATAGACTATGCATTTGTTGGCGGAACAAAAAATATTGATTCAATACTCGAAGCTCTTGTTGAAAAGAAGGCAAAGGCTTTTGTTATTAATGCCGTAAGGATCGAGACTGTTGTTCATGCAATGGAAAAAATGAAAGAACTTGGTGTTTTTGAAGAGCTGGTAAACGTATCAATTTCACGCAGTTATCCCATTACAGGGGAAACTATGCTAAAACCTGAAAATCCTGTGTTTATACTTGTTGGAAGAAATCATATCGAGAACGGTGATGAGAAATGTTGA